In Carassius gibelio isolate Cgi1373 ecotype wild population from Czech Republic chromosome B19, carGib1.2-hapl.c, whole genome shotgun sequence, one DNA window encodes the following:
- the LOC127979588 gene encoding splicing factor 3A subunit 3-like: protein MLKRVCFRCVLQEQRQLTHENVQRKQARTGEERDEEDEEQPSESESEDEDNEIIYNPKNLPLGWDGKPIPYWLYKLHGLNINYNCEICGNYTYRGPKAFQRHFAEWRHAHGMRCLGIPNTAHFANVTQIEDAVSLWSKLKSQKALERRNMKTPAETWSTRRLTRI from the exons ATGCTGAAGCGTGTGTGTTTTCGTTGTGTGCTGCAGGAGCAAAGGCAGCTGACCCATGAGAACGTCCAGAGGAAGCAGGCGCGCACAGGAGAGGAGCGAGACGAAGAGGATGAAGAGCAGCCCAGCGAGAGCGAGAGTGAAGACGAAGACAATGAGATCATATACAACCCCAAAAACTTGCCGCTCGGCTGGGACGGAAAG ccgATTCCATACTGGCTGTACAAGCTGCACGGCCTGAACATCAATTACAACTGTGAGATCTGTGGGAATTACACGTACAGAGGACCCAAAGCCTTCCAGAGACACTTTGCA gagtggCGTCACGCTCATGGCATGCGCTGTTTGGGCATTCCTAACACTGCCCACTTTGCCAACGTCACCCAGATTGAGGACGCAGTGTCCC TCTGGTCAAAGCTGAAGTCACAGAAAGCATTAGAGAG GAGGAATATGAAGACTCCAGCGGAAACGTGGTCAACAAGAAGACTTACGAGGATCTGA